One genomic segment of Helianthus annuus cultivar XRQ/B chromosome 14, HanXRQr2.0-SUNRISE, whole genome shotgun sequence includes these proteins:
- the LOC110906772 gene encoding protein FAR1-RELATED SEQUENCE 5-like yields MSSSDSADNISKWEERVCINSGRKFFKLKVSGSITPAVGMLFKSFDEAFAFYQRYALAAGFSARKNTSWKNVGGLVKIRYIVCSKEGFHVSKEIDSGSVENSKKIVRRNRGSKRVGCNAHVKLILENNNMFKIYYFDEEHNHIFVEYEDIHFLPAARSIDYVKESFISGLSAINIGPVKAFNIMKTMYGGFGEVGASKVDCKNYRRDLNLYIGEYDAEMVVRRLIRKKECCPVFGDIFGFDATYKSNKYHLVFVPFTRIDNHFRNVTFGGALLGSETADSYRWLLRCFVNSLLMLLEDAAMKRAIKDVLPRSRHRLCMWHIWKKLKTKVGPALSANTDFNTRMTHVVWNDTIIPEDFETKWHSIMSTFGLENHEWLKDMYDLRFDWIPAYYHGEDLAGLMRTTSRCESENYFFGQICNPRCTLVEFFTHFETAMDIQRHEHRRNDHDTRYIECKPWSDFVLEKQASEIYTQTIFKDIQIEIDAAITKCMSKSVDTVGDVQYFEIKDFRQPCTSFFKVQYSKEEDGLSISCSCKRFEQFGILCRHIFYVLRYEDISEFPRRYVHRRWMRDVVSVGSNHSNIRFDEIGRNSEIDKVYREIVVANEYVVNRLVGDLDELCRYRDHIKSYIDKADEVMVAAPSPSRKERFADIGGNIEKSDSMIRVPIKVRTKGCGVQKRIKSNREIAIQKSSKIQKSCRVCGGKGHNSRTCKDKVSSNAIGSSNAM; encoded by the exons ATGTCTTCGTCAGACTCTGCTG ATAACATTTCCAAGTGGGAGGAACGTGTATGCATAAACAGTGGAAGAAAGTTTTTCAAACTTAAAGTCAGTGGATCTATTACACCTGCTGTTGGAATGCTTTTTAAGTCATTTGATGAGGCATTTGCATTTTATCAGAGATATGCACTTGCTGCAGGTTTTTCTGCAAGAAAAAATACCTCTTGGAAAAATGTTGGTGGTTTAGtaaaaataagatatattgtCTGTTCAAAAGAAGGATTTCATGTTAGCAAAGAAAtagattctggttcagttgagaaTAGTAAAAAGATTGTTAGACGTAATAGAGGTTCAAAAAGAGTTGGATGCAATGCTCATGTGAAACTAATATTAGAGAACAATAATATGTTTAAAATCTACTACTTTGATGAAGAACATAATCATATCTTTGTTGAATATGAAGATATTCATTTCTTGCCGGCTGCCAGAAGTATCGATTATGTGAAAGAAAGTTTTATATCTGGATTGTCTGCAATCAATATTGGACCTGTTAAAGCATTCAATATTATGAAAACAATGTATGGTGGTTTTGGTGAAGTTGGAGCTAGTAAAGTTGATTGTAAGAATTATAGAAGGGATTTGAATCTTTACATCGGAGAGTATGATGCAGAAATGGTAGTTAGGCGTCTTATTAGGAAGAAAGAATGTTGTCCTG tGTTTGGTGACATATTTGGTTTTGATGCTACTTATAAATCAAACAA GTATCATTTGGTTTTTGTACCATTTACTCGTATTGATAATCATTTTAGGAATGTCACATTTGGTGGTGCATTACTTGGTTCGGAGACTGCAGATTCGTATAGATGGCTTTTAAGATGCTTTGTTAATTCTTTGTTAATGCTTTTGGAAGATGCTGCAATGAAGAGAGCTATTAAAGATGTACTTCCAAGAAGTAGGCATAGGTTATGTATGTGGCATATATGGAAGAAATTGAAGACAAAG GTTGGCCCTGCTTTGTCAGCAAACACTGATTTTAATACAAGAATGACTCATGTTGTTTGGAATGATACTATTATTCCAGAAGATTTTGAAACTAAGTGGCATTCAATAATGTCTACTTTTGGATTGGAAAATCATGAGTGGTTAAAAGATATGTACGATCTTCGATTTGATTGGATTCCTGCTTATTACCATGGAGAGGATTTGGCTGGGCTTATGCGTACTACGTCAAGATGTGAAAGCGAGAATTACTTCTTTGGTCAGATTTGCAATCCAAGATGTACACTTGTTGAATTTTTCACTCATTTTGAGACTGCAATGGATATTCAAAGGCATGAGCATAGGAGGAATGATCATGATACAAGGTATATTGAGTGTAAACCCTGGAGTGACTTTGTATTGGAGAAACAAGCATCAGAAATATATACCCAAACAATTTTTAAGGATATTCAGATTGAAATTGATGCTGCTATTACAAAGTgtatgtcaaagtctgttgataCTGTGGGTGATGTTCAATATTTTGAAATAAAGGATTTCAGACAGCCATGCACTTCTTTTTTCAag GTGCAATACAGCAAAGAAGAAGATGGTTTAAGTATAAGTTGTTCTTGCAAACGGTTTGAACAATTTGGTATATTGTGCCGCCATATATTTTACGTATTACGGTATGAGGATATAAGTGAGTTTCCTAGGAGATATGTTCATAGAAGATGGATGAGAGATGTTGTTTCAGTGGGATCAAATCATTCCAATATTCGATTTGATGAAATTGGTAGGAATAGTGAAATTgataaagtttatagagaaatcGTTGTTGCAAATGAGTATGTTGTTAATAGGCTGGTTGGCGATTTAGATGAACTGTGTCGTTACAGGGAtcatattaaaagttatattgaTAAAGCGGATGAGGTTATGGTTGCTGCGCCATCTCCTAGTCGCAAAGAAAGATTTGCTGATATTGGAGGGAACATAGAAAAATCAGATTCTATGATTCGTGTCCCGATCAAAGTAAGGACCAAAGGATGCGGTGTACAAAAAAGGATCAAGTCTAATCGTGAGATTGCAATTCAGAAATCATCAAAGATCCAGAAATCGTGCCGTGTATGTGGTGGAAAAGGACATAACAGTCGAACATGTAAAGATAAGGTTTCTTCTAATGCTATAGGTTCTAGCAATGCAATGTAA